The following proteins are co-located in the Longimicrobium terrae genome:
- the dnaG gene encoding DNA primase — protein sequence MPIPDHLVEDIRQRADLVEIISEHTRLKRAGKTWRGPCPLHGGEGPNFSVDPAKGFYKCFVCGEAGTVYNFLMKQSGMTFPEAVRDVAARVGVEIPDERAERRDREEDPNRGLYEINGFAAKWFRDQLASPEGAQARDYLKRRGITPETIERFGLGWAPESFDALGVAARKAGYHSNELLALGLIKEPKKAGRDPYDAFRGRVMFPIEDLSGRVLGFGGRVLEQTEAHIPKYLNSPESEIYHKGSTLYGLGWSRGSIRKEEVALVVEGYMDYVSLAAHGITHAVAPLGTAMTEEQAALIRQYAPRAILLYDSDKAGLKATFRNGDQLLRAGLEVLAATLPEGEDPDSLVRAQGADALRRYLDDAVDVLERKLILLDRRNFFGSIKGTRRAIDIMLPTVRAAKDEVMRGVYLKRISDKTGVSVDALQREVIDGAPAPRSRPAPSSSPPPPEPNFDYGGGREQEYPHPYEPRPERRQEQPYGRRRNDGDRGRGGWQRPDAPRPSPGPALRLRMGAERNLLMMMFHSERWVEECAKFVGPEDFQDADYRQLYRLLMELEGRRDPERRWLLEFPDELAGDVELLVGDAEHYDWTGSAGFFAENMDRILARPVEREMRAVKHEVSSGGDWSEGEMAALLERQTLKRENKHLRMKPGILDPDDPFLRGER from the coding sequence GTGCCGATCCCGGACCATCTCGTCGAAGACATCCGGCAGCGGGCCGACCTCGTGGAAATCATCTCGGAGCACACGCGCCTCAAGCGTGCCGGGAAGACCTGGCGAGGTCCATGCCCCCTGCACGGCGGCGAAGGTCCCAACTTCAGCGTGGACCCGGCCAAGGGCTTCTACAAGTGCTTCGTGTGCGGCGAGGCGGGAACGGTCTACAATTTCCTCATGAAGCAGTCCGGGATGACCTTCCCGGAAGCGGTCCGCGACGTGGCCGCGCGCGTGGGCGTCGAGATCCCCGACGAGCGCGCCGAGCGCCGCGACCGTGAGGAAGATCCCAACCGCGGGCTGTACGAAATCAACGGATTCGCGGCCAAGTGGTTCCGCGACCAGCTTGCCAGCCCCGAGGGCGCACAGGCGCGCGACTACCTCAAGCGGCGCGGCATCACTCCCGAAACCATCGAGCGCTTCGGGCTGGGGTGGGCGCCGGAGTCGTTCGACGCGCTGGGCGTGGCCGCGCGGAAGGCCGGTTATCACAGCAACGAACTGCTGGCGCTGGGCTTGATCAAGGAGCCCAAGAAGGCCGGACGCGATCCGTACGACGCGTTCCGCGGCCGCGTCATGTTTCCCATCGAAGACCTGAGCGGGCGCGTGCTGGGCTTCGGCGGGCGGGTGCTGGAGCAGACCGAGGCGCACATCCCCAAGTACCTCAACTCTCCCGAATCGGAGATCTACCACAAGGGGAGCACGCTGTACGGCCTGGGCTGGAGCCGCGGCTCCATCCGCAAGGAAGAGGTGGCGCTGGTCGTCGAAGGCTACATGGACTACGTATCCCTCGCGGCGCACGGCATCACCCACGCCGTCGCGCCGCTGGGGACCGCGATGACGGAGGAGCAGGCCGCGCTCATCCGCCAGTACGCGCCGCGCGCCATCCTGCTGTACGACAGCGACAAGGCGGGGCTCAAGGCCACCTTCCGCAACGGCGACCAGCTTCTGCGCGCCGGCCTCGAGGTCCTCGCGGCCACGCTGCCGGAGGGCGAGGACCCCGATTCGCTCGTCCGTGCGCAGGGCGCCGACGCGCTGCGCCGCTACCTGGACGACGCGGTGGACGTGCTGGAGCGCAAGCTGATTCTGCTGGACCGCCGCAACTTCTTTGGCAGCATCAAGGGGACGCGCCGCGCCATCGACATCATGCTCCCCACCGTCCGCGCCGCCAAGGACGAGGTGATGCGCGGCGTGTACCTGAAGCGCATCTCCGACAAGACGGGCGTTTCGGTGGATGCGCTGCAGCGCGAGGTGATCGACGGAGCGCCGGCCCCGCGCAGCCGTCCGGCGCCGTCATCCTCCCCGCCGCCTCCGGAGCCCAACTTCGACTACGGTGGCGGCCGCGAGCAGGAATACCCGCACCCGTACGAGCCGCGCCCGGAGCGCCGGCAGGAGCAGCCGTACGGCCGGCGCCGCAACGACGGCGATCGTGGCCGCGGAGGATGGCAGCGTCCGGACGCCCCGCGCCCGTCGCCCGGCCCCGCGCTGCGCCTGCGGATGGGCGCTGAACGCAACCTGCTGATGATGATGTTCCACTCCGAGCGCTGGGTGGAAGAGTGCGCCAAGTTCGTGGGGCCTGAGGACTTTCAGGACGCGGACTATCGCCAGCTCTACCGGCTGCTGATGGAGCTGGAAGGCCGCCGCGACCCGGAGCGCCGCTGGCTGCTGGAGTTTCCGGACGAACTGGCGGGCGACGTGGAACTGCTCGTCGGCGACGCGGAGCACTACGACTGGACGGGCTCCGCCGGCTTCTTTGCCGAGAACATGGACCGCATCCTGGCCCGCCCCGTGGAGCGGGAGATGCGCGCGGTGAAGCACGAGGTTTCCAGCGGCGGCGACTGGTCTGAGGGCGAGATGGCGGCGCTGCTGGAGCGGCAGACGCTCAAGCGCGAGAACAAGCACCTGCGCATGAAGCCCGGCATCCTGGACCCCGACGACCCGTTCCTCCGCGGCGAGCGATAG
- the otsB gene encoding trehalose-phosphatase: MQNALERVPVWRDGWRRSGRLVLLLDFDGTLAPIVARPELAAMPERTRTALDRLMAMEGVEVAVVSGRGLADVRDRAAIPGIAYAGNHGMEIEGAGLHRIHPEAAAARPELEEVAALITAALDGIEGAFVEDKGLTLSIHYRQAADREADVRAAVHAAADGRPGLRVTAGKMVLEVRPRVEWDKGRAVLFLLEQMQPPAGTPILYLGDDRTDEDAFRALDGWSPEAEGVLIADPLPNESAAKSRLHEPADVGALFEALAEDQGIGNRE, encoded by the coding sequence ATGCAGAACGCCCTTGAACGCGTCCCCGTGTGGCGCGACGGATGGCGCCGCAGCGGCCGGCTGGTGCTGCTGCTGGACTTTGACGGCACGCTTGCGCCCATCGTGGCGCGTCCCGAACTGGCGGCCATGCCCGAGCGGACACGAACCGCGCTGGACCGGCTGATGGCGATGGAGGGCGTGGAGGTCGCCGTGGTGAGCGGGCGCGGGCTGGCGGACGTGCGTGACCGCGCGGCCATCCCCGGGATTGCGTACGCGGGGAACCACGGGATGGAGATCGAGGGTGCCGGCCTGCACCGCATCCATCCCGAAGCCGCCGCCGCGCGTCCCGAGCTGGAAGAGGTCGCCGCGCTGATCACCGCCGCGCTGGACGGCATCGAGGGCGCGTTCGTGGAAGACAAGGGGCTCACCCTGAGCATCCATTACCGCCAGGCCGCGGACCGCGAGGCCGACGTGCGCGCCGCCGTCCACGCAGCCGCGGATGGCCGGCCGGGGCTGCGCGTCACGGCGGGAAAGATGGTCTTGGAAGTCCGGCCGCGCGTGGAGTGGGACAAGGGCCGCGCCGTGCTCTTTCTGCTGGAGCAGATGCAGCCCCCCGCCGGCACGCCCATCCTGTACCTGGGCGACGACCGCACGGACGAGGACGCGTTTCGCGCGCTGGACGGCTGGAGCCCCGAAGCGGAGGGCGTGCTGATCGCCGATCCGCTGCCGAACGAAAGCGCGGCGAAGTCGCGGCTGCACGAGCCGGCGGACGTGGGGGCGCTGTTCGAGGCTCTCGCGGAGGACCAGGGAATAGGGAATAGGGAATAG
- a CDS encoding metal-dependent transcriptional regulator, with amino-acid sequence MHIPESNYTPVVEDYLKAVWMLQQVEAPVSTSRIAERLGLTSAAVTAMVKRLAEQELLRHEPYYGVRLTAPGEMAALRIIRRHRVLELFLVEKLGYEWDRVHDEAERLEHAASDELIERLARLLGEPERDPHGSAIPTATGEVDRSAYPALGDLAPGETRCVLEVQVQEPEQLRYLGSLNLRPGAEVEVVDKSPFEGPVSLSVNGERAVISHSLAQRIRVRTPREGG; translated from the coding sequence ATGCACATCCCCGAATCCAACTACACGCCCGTCGTCGAGGACTACCTCAAGGCCGTCTGGATGCTGCAGCAGGTGGAAGCGCCCGTTTCCACCTCGCGCATCGCGGAACGGCTGGGGCTGACCTCCGCGGCGGTCACGGCCATGGTCAAGCGGCTGGCGGAGCAGGAGCTTCTGCGCCACGAGCCGTACTACGGCGTGCGCCTTACCGCGCCCGGCGAAATGGCCGCGCTGCGCATCATCCGGCGCCACCGCGTGCTGGAGCTGTTTCTGGTGGAGAAGCTGGGCTATGAGTGGGACCGCGTGCACGACGAGGCCGAGCGGCTGGAACACGCCGCGAGCGACGAGCTGATCGAGCGGCTGGCGCGCCTGCTGGGCGAGCCGGAGCGCGACCCGCACGGCAGCGCCATCCCCACGGCCACGGGCGAGGTGGACCGCAGCGCCTACCCCGCGCTGGGCGACCTGGCCCCGGGCGAGACGCGGTGCGTGCTGGAGGTGCAGGTGCAGGAGCCGGAGCAGCTGCGCTACCTGGGCTCGCTGAACCTGCGCCCGGGCGCGGAGGTGGAGGTGGTGGATAAGTCGCCGTTCGAGGGTCCCGTATCCCTTTCCGTCAACGGCGAGCGCGCGGTGATCTCGCATTCCCTTGCGCAGCGCATTCGCGTGCGCACCCCGCGCGAGGGCGGCTGA
- a CDS encoding NUDIX domain-containing protein — protein sequence MLASVLARRPADGRTADRDIARAAVAVLLRVEDGRLELLLIRRAERAGDPWSGHMALPGGREQAGDAGPEQTAARETHEEVGIDVYAGGRLVGALEPVWPQSARAPRILVRPFVFAVPHDVRVQANHEVQAAVWIPVDELLEPGAVTEHLIEMGDAEPLRFPALDARGNVVWGLTHRILADFLRAYEEAA from the coding sequence GTGCTGGCGAGCGTTCTTGCCCGCCGGCCCGCGGACGGGCGCACGGCGGACCGGGACATCGCCCGCGCGGCCGTCGCCGTCCTGCTGCGCGTGGAGGACGGCCGGCTGGAGCTGCTGCTCATCCGCCGGGCGGAGCGGGCGGGCGACCCGTGGAGCGGCCACATGGCGCTTCCCGGCGGGCGCGAGCAGGCCGGCGACGCCGGGCCGGAGCAGACCGCCGCGCGCGAAACGCACGAAGAAGTCGGCATCGACGTGTACGCGGGCGGAAGGCTGGTGGGGGCGCTGGAGCCGGTGTGGCCGCAGAGCGCCCGCGCCCCGCGCATCCTGGTGCGCCCCTTCGTGTTCGCGGTGCCGCACGACGTGCGGGTGCAGGCAAACCACGAAGTGCAGGCCGCGGTGTGGATTCCTGTGGATGAACTGCTGGAGCCCGGCGCCGTGACCGAGCACCTGATCGAGATGGGCGACGCCGAGCCGCTGCGCTTTCCCGCGCTGGACGCGCGCGGCAACGTGGTGTGGGGGCTTACGCACCGCATCTTGGCAGACTTTCTGCGCGCGTACGAGGAAGCCGCGTGA
- a CDS encoding HNH endonuclease → MSGDAEQSLRERIFARDEHRCVYCAETFPPERLSLDHVQPRMRGGDNSPGNLVTACQPCNTRKGSLAAWAWLADLPVERANFLRYGTHVWSRLRRAVEDAARS, encoded by the coding sequence ATGAGCGGCGACGCCGAGCAGAGCCTGCGCGAGCGCATCTTTGCCCGCGACGAGCACCGCTGCGTGTACTGCGCCGAGACGTTCCCCCCGGAGCGGCTGTCGCTGGACCACGTGCAGCCCCGCATGCGCGGCGGCGACAACTCCCCCGGCAACCTGGTGACGGCCTGCCAGCCCTGCAACACGCGCAAGGGATCGCTCGCGGCGTGGGCGTGGCTGGCGGACCTGCCGGTGGAGCGCGCCAACTTTCTGCGCTACGGCACCCACGTGTGGTCGCGGCTGCGGCGGGCCGTGGAGGACGCGGCCCGGAGCTGA
- the hisIE gene encoding bifunctional phosphoribosyl-AMP cyclohydrolase/phosphoribosyl-ATP diphosphatase HisIE, with protein MSWIDRITFNEQGLVPVVAQDARTGEVLMLAWANADALRLTAETGRAHYWSRSRRELWIKGETSGHTQSVADLRVDCDEDAVLYRVHQTGAACHTGERSCFYRVVEGDELAEAPDPRPMADRLEEIVARRHAERPEGSYTTYLFGAGTDKILKKVGEEATETVIAAKNGDLAELRSESADLLFHLMVLWRDRGLDAGQVWDELESRFGRAPRAGSTEARASRSADGT; from the coding sequence ATGTCCTGGATCGACCGCATCACCTTCAACGAGCAGGGCCTGGTTCCCGTCGTGGCGCAGGACGCGCGCACGGGCGAGGTGCTGATGCTCGCTTGGGCCAACGCCGACGCGCTCCGCCTGACCGCGGAAACCGGGCGCGCGCACTACTGGAGCCGCTCGCGGCGGGAACTGTGGATCAAGGGCGAAACCAGCGGCCACACCCAATCCGTCGCAGACCTGCGGGTGGACTGCGATGAGGACGCCGTGCTGTACCGCGTCCATCAGACCGGCGCGGCCTGCCACACCGGTGAGCGCAGCTGCTTCTACCGCGTGGTGGAGGGGGATGAACTCGCGGAAGCGCCGGACCCGCGCCCCATGGCCGACCGGCTGGAGGAGATCGTCGCGCGGCGGCACGCGGAGCGGCCGGAGGGTTCGTACACCACGTACCTGTTCGGCGCGGGGACGGACAAGATCCTCAAGAAGGTGGGCGAAGAGGCGACGGAGACGGTAATCGCCGCCAAGAACGGCGACCTGGCGGAACTGCGCTCCGAGAGCGCCGACCTCCTCTTTCACCTGATGGTGCTGTGGCGCGACCGCGGGCTGGACGCCGGCCAGGTCTGGGACGAGCTGGAAAGCCGCTTTGGCCGCGCGCCGCGCGCCGGCTCCACCGAAGCCCGCGCCAGCCGCTCCGCCGACGGCACCTGA
- a CDS encoding endonuclease MutS2, which yields MNPHALTVLEYREALDLVARSASSALGADAVRALAPSTEPEWVRAELGRVEEMRTFLRGDSGWQVPAIPDVVEPLRRMRVEGSVLDGPHLRDVGTLLASSRTTRRAVMGQSAALPALRLLADGLVEAEREEGEIARTLDEAGVVRDEASPVLYRARREIRGTRSRLVERLSAFMASLPSHMQVTDASVTVREGRYVIPVRREGRGEVGGIVHGESATGATLFMEPPVAVEMMNRLRELEAQEAREVTRILRELTASLRPLQPRMLASLQALVVLDSLYARARYALRVDGRAPVVLEPGTEEVVLVRAFHPLLLAKLPEVVPFDLSMDPGERTLLISGPNTGGKTVLLKAVGLIALMTQSGIIPPLGPGSRLPVFRRFYADIGDEQSIEASLSTFSAHLKNIREVLEGADWESLVLTDEIGSGTDPQEGAALARAVLVELTRRSSFTIATTHLGQLKLLATDERGIVNGSLQFDAERLRPTYRLLKGIPGRSYGLAIARRLGLEPRLLEDAESYLPQGERDVGRLLLDLEAKEQRFAAQSVELERLTAETERMRADLAARELDLRQREKDAERRARQQARDMLLKARAEVEAAIRDVRGAADSEALDDAARAARRRVEEAALRQKEKAPAEQRARPAGGRATEISLAPGVRVRIESLGRTGTVVDLRDGKAMVEAGAMRMLLPREDLTALPAGDQGPQAPRIKPSAGFMAAMGDARPEVDLRGMRPDEVDVILGRALDDALLAGLPSFRIIHGKGTGVLRAHVRELLKADRRISVSRPGELFEGGTGVTVVEFA from the coding sequence ATGAACCCGCACGCCCTGACCGTCCTGGAATACCGCGAGGCGCTGGACCTCGTGGCCCGATCCGCCTCGTCCGCCCTGGGCGCCGACGCGGTGCGCGCGCTGGCGCCCAGCACTGAACCCGAGTGGGTGCGGGCGGAGCTTGGGCGCGTGGAGGAGATGCGCACCTTTCTGCGCGGCGACAGCGGCTGGCAGGTGCCCGCCATCCCCGACGTGGTGGAGCCGCTGCGCCGCATGCGCGTGGAGGGCTCGGTGCTGGACGGCCCGCACCTGCGCGACGTGGGAACGCTGCTGGCCTCGTCGCGCACCACGCGGCGCGCGGTGATGGGGCAGAGCGCCGCGCTCCCCGCGCTGCGGCTGCTGGCCGACGGCCTGGTGGAAGCCGAGCGCGAAGAGGGCGAGATCGCGCGGACGCTGGACGAGGCCGGCGTGGTGCGCGACGAGGCGTCGCCCGTGCTGTACCGCGCCCGCCGCGAGATCCGCGGCACCCGCAGCCGGCTGGTGGAGCGGCTGTCCGCGTTCATGGCCTCGCTGCCGTCGCACATGCAGGTGACGGACGCCTCCGTGACGGTGCGCGAGGGGCGCTACGTGATCCCCGTGCGGCGCGAGGGGCGCGGCGAGGTGGGCGGGATCGTGCACGGCGAGTCGGCCACGGGCGCCACGCTGTTCATGGAGCCGCCGGTGGCGGTGGAGATGATGAACCGCCTGCGCGAGCTGGAGGCGCAGGAGGCGCGCGAGGTCACCCGCATTCTGCGCGAACTGACGGCGTCGCTGCGGCCGCTTCAGCCGCGGATGCTGGCCTCGCTGCAGGCGCTGGTCGTCCTGGACTCGCTGTACGCCCGCGCCCGCTACGCGCTGCGGGTGGATGGGCGCGCGCCGGTGGTGCTGGAGCCGGGGACGGAGGAAGTGGTCCTCGTCCGCGCCTTTCATCCCCTGCTGCTTGCGAAGTTGCCGGAGGTGGTGCCGTTTGATCTGTCGATGGATCCGGGAGAGCGGACGCTGCTGATCTCCGGCCCCAACACCGGCGGCAAGACGGTGCTGCTCAAGGCGGTGGGACTGATCGCGCTGATGACGCAGAGCGGAATCATTCCGCCGCTGGGGCCCGGCTCGCGGCTCCCCGTCTTCCGCCGCTTCTACGCCGACATCGGCGACGAGCAGTCGATCGAAGCGTCGCTGTCGACCTTTTCGGCGCACCTCAAGAACATCCGCGAGGTGCTGGAGGGGGCGGACTGGGAATCGCTGGTGCTGACCGACGAAATCGGCAGCGGCACCGATCCGCAGGAAGGCGCCGCGCTTGCCCGCGCCGTGCTGGTGGAACTCACTCGGCGCTCGTCCTTTACGATCGCCACGACGCACCTTGGTCAGCTCAAGCTGCTGGCCACGGACGAGCGCGGGATCGTGAACGGTTCGCTGCAGTTCGACGCGGAGCGGCTGCGGCCCACGTACCGGCTGCTCAAGGGGATTCCGGGCCGCTCGTACGGCCTGGCGATCGCGCGGCGGCTGGGGCTGGAGCCGCGGCTGCTGGAGGACGCCGAATCGTACCTGCCGCAGGGCGAGCGCGACGTGGGCCGCCTGCTGCTGGACCTGGAGGCCAAAGAGCAGCGTTTTGCCGCGCAGTCGGTGGAGCTGGAGCGGCTGACCGCCGAAACGGAGCGCATGCGGGCCGATCTGGCCGCGCGCGAGCTGGACCTGAGGCAGCGGGAAAAAGACGCGGAGCGGCGCGCCCGGCAGCAGGCGCGCGACATGCTCCTCAAGGCACGCGCCGAAGTGGAGGCCGCCATCCGCGATGTGCGCGGCGCGGCGGATTCCGAGGCGCTGGACGATGCCGCGCGCGCAGCCCGCCGCCGGGTGGAAGAGGCCGCGCTGCGGCAGAAGGAAAAGGCGCCGGCCGAGCAGCGCGCCCGTCCCGCGGGCGGGCGCGCCACCGAAATTTCGCTGGCGCCGGGGGTGCGGGTGCGCATCGAGTCGCTGGGACGCACGGGCACGGTGGTGGACCTGCGCGACGGCAAGGCGATGGTGGAGGCCGGCGCCATGCGCATGCTCCTTCCGCGCGAGGACCTTACGGCGCTCCCCGCGGGCGACCAGGGCCCGCAGGCGCCGCGCATCAAGCCGTCCGCCGGCTTCATGGCCGCGATGGGCGACGCGCGTCCCGAGGTGGATCTGCGCGGAATGCGGCCGGACGAGGTGGACGTGATTCTGGGCCGCGCGCTGGACGACGCGCTGCTGGCGGGGCTGCCGTCGTTCCGCATCATTCACGGCAAGGGGACGGGCGTGCTGCGGGCCCACGTGCGCGAACTGCTCAAGGCGGACCGGCGGATTTCGGTCAGCCGGCCGGGCGAACTGTTCGAGGGCGGGACGGGCGTGACGGTGGTGGAGTTCGCGTAG
- a CDS encoding ATP-binding protein, producing MTPSAPPPHPAAPVPADDALERVARLCARLFPGSVSLLYDAGDPAAPVASAPAALSLRGMCLRAAESASPLIAPDAAADPTLDGMAEVLAAGIRACAAVPLLADGEPLGALAVGLPGPGAWAPDAVDAVHDLAGVAAAELAARRARACHDTAHASSTGLFRALVEQSLAAIYVIQDGVYRYVNPHVYQMLGFPPGWFDTPRSALDIIHEDDRPMVQENLRRRVDGEVPSMQYRVRGRRYDGSTVFLEVHGSRAEIDGRPAVIGIAIDVTRREMAEREREHALLARDRFYAMISHELRTPVSAVMLYNDLLSSGVYDPLSDEQRDAVERSQKSARHLLDLINDLLDLAKLDAGKLETRLADLDVAQEVEGVVAGLAPLAAEHGCPVSVQVDDPPLRATGDPRRVQQILLNLLSNAVKFGHGHPIEVNCRREGGGVVVQVADHGPGIGPDDLERIFDDFVQVGEPGVGTGLGLPIARRLAELQGGSLTVSSREGEGSTFRLILPIAVPPVAPSTGFSPAFSSVIIR from the coding sequence ATGACCCCTTCCGCACCCCCCCCGCACCCCGCCGCGCCCGTCCCCGCCGACGACGCCCTCGAGCGGGTCGCGCGCCTCTGCGCCCGGCTCTTTCCCGGCTCCGTTTCGCTGCTGTACGACGCCGGCGACCCTGCGGCGCCCGTGGCCAGCGCGCCCGCCGCTCTCAGCCTCCGCGGGATGTGCCTGCGCGCCGCGGAGTCCGCATCTCCTCTCATCGCCCCTGACGCGGCGGCGGACCCCACGCTGGACGGAATGGCCGAGGTGCTCGCGGCCGGCATCCGCGCCTGCGCCGCCGTGCCGCTGCTCGCGGACGGGGAGCCACTGGGCGCCCTGGCCGTGGGGCTTCCCGGGCCGGGTGCGTGGGCGCCGGACGCGGTCGACGCCGTCCACGACCTGGCCGGGGTCGCCGCCGCGGAGCTCGCCGCGCGCCGCGCCCGCGCCTGCCATGACACCGCCCACGCGTCCAGCACCGGCCTCTTCCGCGCGCTCGTGGAGCAGTCGCTGGCCGCCATCTACGTCATTCAGGACGGGGTCTACCGGTACGTCAATCCGCATGTCTACCAGATGCTGGGCTTTCCCCCCGGCTGGTTCGACACGCCGCGCTCCGCCCTCGACATCATCCACGAGGACGACAGGCCGATGGTGCAGGAAAACCTGCGGCGGCGGGTGGACGGCGAAGTTCCGTCCATGCAGTACCGCGTGCGCGGCCGCCGCTACGACGGCAGCACCGTCTTTCTGGAGGTGCACGGCTCCCGCGCGGAGATCGACGGGCGCCCCGCCGTCATCGGGATCGCGATTGACGTGACGCGGCGCGAGATGGCGGAGCGCGAGCGCGAGCACGCTCTGCTGGCCCGCGACCGCTTCTACGCCATGATCAGCCACGAGCTGCGCACGCCGGTGAGCGCCGTGATGCTGTACAACGACCTGCTTTCCTCGGGCGTGTACGATCCGCTGAGCGACGAGCAGCGCGACGCGGTGGAGCGCTCGCAGAAGTCCGCGCGCCACCTGCTGGACCTGATCAACGACCTGCTGGACCTGGCCAAGCTGGATGCGGGAAAGCTGGAAACGCGGCTGGCGGACCTGGACGTGGCGCAGGAGGTGGAGGGCGTGGTGGCGGGGCTGGCGCCGCTGGCCGCGGAGCACGGCTGCCCGGTTTCCGTCCAGGTGGATGACCCGCCGCTTCGCGCCACCGGCGACCCGCGCCGCGTGCAGCAGATTCTGCTCAACCTGCTGAGCAACGCCGTCAAGTTCGGCCACGGGCATCCCATCGAGGTGAACTGCCGGCGCGAGGGCGGGGGCGTGGTGGTACAGGTGGCGGACCACGGCCCGGGGATCGGGCCGGACGACCTGGAGCGCATCTTCGACGACTTCGTGCAGGTGGGCGAGCCCGGCGTGGGCACCGGGCTGGGCCTTCCCATCGCCCGGCGCCTGGCGGAACTGCAGGGCGGCTCGCTGACCGTGTCCTCGCGCGAAGGCGAGGGGAGCACCTTTCGCCTCATCCTTCCCATCGCGGTACCACCCGTGGCCCCTTCTACCGGCTTTTCTCCCGCCTTTTCTTCGGTTATTATTCGGTAG
- the ilvA gene encoding threonine ammonia-lyase — translation MVTLQQIRDARERIAGQVVHTPCTPSQTFGEMFGGGAWFKFENLQRTGSFKERGALNRMLLLPEEDRRRGVIAASAGNHAQGVAFHAARLGIPATIVMPERTPLVKVSATERYGARVVLHGSVYDEAMAEARRIQEEEGQTLIHPFDDEGVIAGQGTIGLELLEQVPEMDVVVCSVGGGGIISGIAAAIKQIRPEVRIIGVESEALPAALRAREAGRVVTIPPAETIAEGIAVRRIGDHTFAHIQAYVDELLTVSEEEIAAGVLLLLEREKTVVEAACATTVAAVVNGHVAGLAGKNVVMVLSGGNIDVTLMSRIIDRGLVQDGRRANLRLRVKDRPGALATLTALLAEAGANVVRLDHNRAQADLWVTEAEIDLTLETRGRDHVEQVVRRLTEAGYVVERG, via the coding sequence ATGGTGACACTTCAGCAGATTCGTGACGCTCGCGAGCGCATCGCCGGGCAGGTGGTGCACACGCCGTGCACCCCGTCGCAGACGTTCGGCGAGATGTTTGGCGGGGGCGCCTGGTTCAAGTTCGAGAACCTGCAGCGCACCGGCAGCTTCAAGGAGCGCGGCGCCCTCAACCGCATGCTTCTGCTGCCGGAGGAGGACCGCAGGCGCGGGGTGATCGCCGCCAGCGCCGGCAACCACGCGCAGGGCGTCGCCTTTCATGCGGCGCGGCTGGGGATTCCCGCCACCATCGTCATGCCGGAGCGCACGCCGCTGGTGAAGGTGTCGGCGACCGAACGGTATGGCGCGCGGGTGGTGCTGCACGGCTCGGTGTACGACGAGGCCATGGCCGAGGCGCGCCGCATCCAGGAGGAGGAGGGGCAGACGCTCATCCACCCCTTTGACGACGAAGGCGTGATCGCGGGGCAGGGCACCATCGGCCTGGAACTGCTGGAGCAGGTGCCGGAGATGGACGTGGTGGTCTGCTCGGTGGGCGGCGGGGGGATCATCAGCGGGATTGCGGCCGCCATCAAGCAGATCCGCCCCGAGGTGCGCATCATCGGCGTGGAGTCGGAGGCGCTTCCCGCCGCGCTGCGGGCGCGCGAGGCGGGGCGGGTGGTCACCATCCCCCCGGCGGAGACGATCGCCGAGGGGATCGCGGTGCGGCGCATCGGCGACCACACCTTTGCGCACATCCAGGCGTACGTCGACGAACTGCTGACCGTGAGCGAGGAAGAAATCGCCGCGGGGGTGCTGCTGCTGCTGGAGCGCGAAAAGACGGTCGTCGAAGCCGCGTGCGCCACCACCGTCGCCGCGGTGGTGAACGGGCACGTCGCGGGGCTGGCGGGAAAGAATGTGGTGATGGTGCTCAGCGGCGGCAACATCGACGTGACGCTCATGTCGCGCATCATCGACCGCGGGCTGGTGCAGGACGGCCGCCGCGCCAACCTGCGCCTGCGCGTAAAGGACCGTCCCGGCGCGCTGGCCACGCTCACGGCGCTGCTGGCCGAGGCGGGGGCCAACGTGGTGCGGCTGGACCACAACCGCGCGCAGGCGGACCTGTGGGTCACCGAGGCGGAGATCGACCTTACGCTGGAGACGCGCGGCCGCGACCACGTGGAGCAGGTGGTGCGGCGGCTGACGGAGGCGGGGTACGTGGTGGAGCGGGGATGA